Proteins co-encoded in one Azospirillum brasilense genomic window:
- the dnaN gene encoding DNA polymerase III subunit beta has product MNIIIERAALLRSLGHVQSVVERRNTIPILSNVLLRASDGELSLAATDMDLEIVETVPATVTRAGGTTAPAHTLYDIVRKLPDGSQVELDIGGDGTILTLRAGRSQFKLSCLPVDDFPQLSGGDLPHRFDLTAGDLRALVDRTRFAISTEETRYYLNGIYLHAAKAKAGGAELPVLRAVATDGHRLARVEMPLPEGAAGIPGVIVPRKTVNEIRKLIDEAADRIELSLSDNKIRFAFDSVVVTSKLIDGTFPDYERVIPVGNDKTMEVDAKLFAAAVDRVATISTEKSRAVKLSLTRGTLTLSATSPEAGSATEELEVNYQEGPLEIGFNSRYLLDITQQIEGEGARFSLADAASPTIVRDVADSTALYVLMPMRV; this is encoded by the coding sequence ATGAACATCATCATCGAACGCGCCGCCCTTCTCCGGTCCCTTGGTCATGTGCAGAGCGTGGTGGAGCGCAGGAACACCATCCCCATCCTGTCCAACGTGCTGCTGCGGGCGAGCGACGGCGAGCTGTCGCTGGCCGCCACCGACATGGACCTGGAGATCGTCGAAACGGTCCCGGCCACGGTGACCCGTGCCGGCGGCACCACCGCCCCGGCCCACACGCTGTACGACATCGTGCGCAAGCTGCCCGACGGCAGCCAGGTGGAGCTGGACATCGGCGGCGACGGCACGATCCTGACGCTGCGCGCCGGCCGCTCGCAGTTCAAGCTGTCCTGCCTGCCGGTCGACGATTTCCCGCAGCTCTCCGGCGGCGACCTGCCGCACCGCTTCGACCTGACGGCGGGCGATTTGCGGGCGCTGGTCGACCGCACCCGTTTCGCCATCTCGACCGAAGAGACGCGCTACTATCTCAACGGCATCTACCTGCACGCCGCCAAGGCCAAGGCCGGCGGGGCCGAGTTGCCGGTGCTGCGCGCCGTGGCGACCGACGGCCACCGTCTGGCGCGGGTCGAGATGCCGCTGCCGGAGGGGGCCGCCGGCATCCCCGGCGTCATCGTTCCGCGCAAGACCGTGAACGAGATCCGCAAGCTGATCGACGAGGCCGCCGACCGCATCGAGCTGTCGCTGTCCGACAACAAGATCCGCTTCGCCTTCGATTCGGTGGTGGTGACCTCCAAGCTGATCGACGGCACCTTCCCGGATTACGAGCGGGTGATCCCGGTCGGCAACGACAAGACGATGGAGGTGGACGCCAAGCTGTTCGCCGCCGCCGTGGACCGCGTCGCCACCATCTCCACCGAGAAGAGCCGGGCCGTGAAGCTGTCGCTGACCCGCGGCACGCTGACCCTGTCGGCCACCAGCCCCGAGGCCGGCAGCGCCACCGAGGAGCTGGAGGTCAATTACCAGGAAGGCCCCCTGGAAATCGGCTTCAACTCTCGCTATCTGCTCGACATCACGCAGCAGATCGAGGGCGAGGGCGCGCGCTTCTCGCTGGCCGACGCCGCCTCGCCGACCATCGTGCGCGACGTCGCCGACTCCACGGCTCTTTACGTGTTGATGCCGATGCGTGTGTGA
- a CDS encoding SDR family oxidoreductase, which yields MASPRLFVFGLGFTARVFADRLKAEGWRVAATCRGEDKRAALEAQGIEAFLFDRGRPLDDARAALAGTTHLLVSVPPDERGDPVLDQHAMDLADLRTLDWAGYLSTTGVYGDTKGEWVGEAAWLRPTGERQKRRVEAERGWLNLYRQYGVPMHLFRLAGIYGPGRSALDNVRDGTARRVDKPGQVFSRIHVEDIAATLRASMDKPTLGAVYNVADDLPSPSHEVVSYACGLLGVEPPPLVPFEEAGLSPMAASFYADCRRVKNDRIKRQLGVDLAYPDYRAGLDAQFAAEGGRQSR from the coding sequence ATGGCTTCACCCCGTCTGTTCGTCTTCGGCCTGGGCTTCACCGCCCGCGTGTTCGCCGACCGGCTGAAGGCCGAGGGCTGGCGGGTCGCCGCCACCTGCCGCGGCGAGGACAAGCGCGCCGCGCTGGAGGCGCAGGGCATCGAGGCGTTCCTGTTCGACCGGGGCCGCCCGCTGGACGACGCCCGCGCGGCACTGGCCGGCACCACCCATCTGCTGGTCAGCGTCCCGCCCGACGAGCGGGGCGACCCGGTGCTCGACCAGCACGCCATGGATCTGGCGGACCTGCGGACTCTCGACTGGGCCGGCTATCTTTCCACCACCGGGGTCTACGGCGACACCAAGGGCGAATGGGTGGGCGAGGCGGCGTGGCTGCGCCCCACCGGCGAGCGGCAGAAGCGCCGCGTCGAGGCGGAGCGCGGCTGGCTGAACCTCTACCGGCAGTACGGCGTGCCGATGCATCTCTTCCGGCTGGCCGGCATCTACGGGCCGGGGCGCAGCGCGCTGGACAACGTGCGCGACGGCACCGCCCGGCGGGTGGACAAGCCCGGGCAGGTGTTCAGCCGCATCCATGTCGAGGACATCGCGGCGACGCTGCGCGCCTCGATGGACAAGCCGACGCTGGGCGCGGTCTACAACGTCGCCGACGACCTGCCCTCCCCCTCCCACGAGGTGGTGAGCTACGCCTGCGGCCTGCTGGGGGTCGAGCCGCCGCCATTGGTGCCCTTCGAGGAGGCCGGGCTGTCGCCGATGGCCGCCAGCTTCTACGCCGACTGCCGCCGGGTGAAGAACGACCGCATCAAGCGCCAGCTCGGCGTGGATCTGGCGTACCCGGACTACCGCGCCGGCCTGGACGCCCAGTTCGCGGCGGAAGGCGGGCGGCAGAGTCGCTGA
- a CDS encoding tetratricopeptide repeat protein: MNRRNAYLITAALALLSAGPALAAPAVDHNREFQACLTLAEKRPTEALESAQTWLNRGGGDHARLCQALALFHKGDFTTAGARLEELAPVLGKDDPKAGASILGRAGWAWLRAGDNARAERAYSRALALQPDDVDLLIDRAIARAETERFWDAVADLDAALAKDPRRAEAYLYRAAAHKALANDRQAVADIDRALELRPGDPDALLLRANIKAQAGNLPGAREDWSQIVRNTPNSAAAKTAQANLDRSARAPAPAAKGDAKGAAAPAKP; this comes from the coding sequence ATGAACCGACGCAACGCTTACCTCATCACGGCCGCGCTGGCGCTCCTTTCCGCCGGCCCCGCCTTGGCCGCTCCCGCCGTCGATCACAACCGGGAGTTCCAGGCCTGCCTGACGCTCGCCGAGAAGCGCCCGACCGAAGCGCTGGAGAGCGCGCAGACCTGGCTGAACCGCGGCGGCGGCGACCATGCCCGGCTGTGCCAGGCGCTGGCGCTGTTCCACAAGGGTGACTTCACCACTGCCGGGGCGCGGCTGGAGGAACTGGCCCCGGTGCTGGGCAAGGATGACCCGAAGGCCGGGGCCTCCATCCTCGGGCGGGCGGGGTGGGCATGGCTGCGCGCCGGTGACAACGCGCGGGCGGAGCGGGCCTACAGCCGCGCCCTGGCGCTCCAGCCGGACGACGTGGACCTGCTGATCGACCGCGCCATCGCGCGGGCCGAGACGGAGCGCTTCTGGGACGCCGTGGCCGACCTGGACGCGGCGCTGGCGAAGGACCCGCGGCGGGCCGAGGCCTATCTCTACCGCGCCGCCGCCCACAAGGCCCTGGCCAACGACCGGCAGGCCGTCGCCGACATCGACCGCGCGCTGGAACTGCGCCCCGGCGATCCCGACGCCCTGCTGCTGCGTGCCAACATCAAGGCGCAGGCCGGCAATCTGCCGGGCGCGCGGGAGGATTGGAGCCAGATCGTCCGCAACACGCCGAACAGCGCGGCGGCGAAGACGGCGCAGGCCAACCTTGACCGCTCCGCCAGGGCGCCGGCTCCCGCCGCCAAGGGCGACGCGAAGGGCGCGGCGGCCCCCGCAAAGCCCTAG
- a CDS encoding FeoA family protein, which translates to MSGHPTPETGSSPGGRHLGELKKGERARVTGVDERGVVTTLPEGELERRMIEMGLVEGSHVEVLHEAFPGRDPIAIRVNEHTLALRRAEARAVLVAPAA; encoded by the coding sequence ATGAGCGGTCATCCCACCCCCGAAACGGGCTCGTCGCCCGGCGGACGGCATTTGGGCGAGTTGAAGAAGGGCGAGCGCGCCCGCGTGACCGGCGTCGATGAGCGGGGGGTCGTCACCACCCTTCCCGAAGGGGAGCTGGAGCGGCGCATGATCGAGATGGGGCTGGTCGAGGGCTCCCATGTCGAGGTCCTGCACGAAGCCTTTCCGGGCCGCGACCCCATCGCCATCCGCGTGAACGAGCACACGCTGGCGCTCCGCCGCGCCGAGGCGCGCGCCGTGCTGGTGGCGCCCGCCGCCTGA
- the feoB gene encoding ferrous iron transporter B: MSVLDSALPPRIALVGNPNCGKTALFNALTGSRQKVANYPGVTVERKIGHFVSPLGRRVQVIDLPGTYSLRARSPDEEVTRDVVLGRFSHEDSPDLLVCVADATNLRLNLRLVVELKRLGRPIILALNMMDAAEKRGCRIDAAALSAALGVPVVPTVAIRRGGVQPLLEQIDGAMAMASDAAADAADNAAPCGWSEPSSRDLRAYHQEVEGLLAGCVADAGLPPLATRRVDAVLLHPVFGLAFLFLVLFLMFQAVFAWAEAPMNLIDGAVSGLKDWVAATLPDGALRSLLTDGIIAGVGSVVIFLPQILVLFFFILVLEATGYLARAAFLLDRLMGGVGLHGRAFIPLLSSFACAVPGVMAARTIENRADRLATIMIAPLMTCSARLPVYTLLIAAFVPDRPLLGGLVGLPGLVMFALYAAGILSALAVAFVLKGTVFKGAREPLLMELPAYRLPNPRDIALGLFERAKVFLARAGTTIFALMIVMWFLASFPGAPEGATEPAIQYSIAGMIGHALEPLLAPIGFTWQIAVALVPGIAAREVAVGVLGTIYALSESGDALQSSLAGALAASWSLPTALSLLAWYVFAPQCVATLSVVKRETNGWFWPAVMFAYMITLAYGASFITYRVASALL; encoded by the coding sequence ATGTCGGTCCTGGACTCCGCCCTGCCGCCGCGCATCGCGCTGGTCGGCAACCCGAACTGTGGCAAGACCGCCCTGTTCAACGCGCTCACCGGTTCCCGCCAGAAGGTGGCGAATTATCCCGGCGTCACCGTGGAACGGAAGATCGGGCATTTCGTCAGCCCGCTCGGCCGCCGCGTTCAGGTGATCGACCTGCCGGGCACCTACAGCCTGCGCGCCCGCTCCCCCGACGAGGAGGTGACCCGCGACGTCGTGCTCGGCCGCTTCTCGCACGAGGACAGCCCCGACCTGCTGGTCTGCGTCGCCGACGCCACCAACCTGCGCCTGAACCTGCGGCTGGTGGTGGAGCTGAAGCGGCTGGGCCGCCCGATCATCCTGGCGCTGAACATGATGGACGCGGCGGAGAAGCGCGGCTGCCGCATCGACGCGGCGGCCCTGTCGGCCGCGCTCGGCGTGCCGGTGGTGCCGACCGTCGCCATCCGCCGCGGCGGCGTCCAGCCGCTGCTGGAGCAGATTGACGGCGCCATGGCCATGGCGTCCGATGCGGCGGCGGACGCGGCGGACAACGCCGCCCCCTGCGGCTGGAGCGAGCCCTCCTCGCGCGACCTGCGCGCCTACCACCAGGAGGTCGAGGGGCTGCTGGCCGGCTGCGTGGCCGACGCCGGCCTGCCGCCGCTGGCGACCCGGCGGGTGGACGCCGTGCTGCTGCACCCGGTGTTCGGGCTGGCCTTCCTGTTCCTCGTGCTGTTCCTGATGTTCCAGGCGGTGTTCGCCTGGGCCGAGGCGCCGATGAACCTGATCGACGGCGCGGTCAGCGGGCTCAAGGACTGGGTGGCCGCCACCCTGCCGGACGGCGCGCTGCGCAGCCTGCTGACCGACGGGATCATCGCCGGGGTGGGCAGCGTGGTCATCTTCCTGCCGCAGATCCTCGTGCTGTTCTTCTTCATCCTGGTGCTGGAGGCGACCGGCTATCTCGCCCGCGCCGCCTTCCTGCTGGACCGGCTGATGGGCGGGGTGGGTCTGCACGGGCGGGCCTTCATCCCGCTGCTGTCCAGCTTCGCCTGCGCGGTGCCCGGCGTCATGGCGGCGCGCACCATCGAGAACCGGGCCGACCGGCTGGCGACCATCATGATCGCCCCGCTGATGACCTGCTCGGCCCGGCTGCCGGTCTACACGCTGCTGATCGCGGCCTTCGTGCCGGACCGTCCGTTGCTGGGCGGTCTGGTCGGGCTGCCGGGGCTGGTGATGTTCGCGCTCTACGCCGCCGGCATCCTGTCGGCGCTGGCCGTCGCCTTCGTTTTGAAGGGCACGGTGTTCAAGGGTGCGCGTGAGCCGCTGCTGATGGAGTTGCCGGCCTACCGCCTGCCCAACCCGCGCGACATCGCGCTGGGCCTGTTCGAGCGGGCGAAGGTCTTCCTGGCGCGGGCCGGCACGACGATCTTCGCGCTGATGATCGTCATGTGGTTCCTGGCGAGCTTCCCCGGCGCGCCGGAGGGGGCGACCGAGCCGGCCATCCAGTATTCCATCGCCGGCATGATCGGCCACGCGCTGGAACCGCTGCTGGCGCCCATCGGCTTCACCTGGCAGATCGCCGTGGCGCTGGTGCCGGGCATCGCGGCGCGCGAGGTGGCGGTCGGCGTGCTGGGCACCATCTACGCGCTGAGCGAGAGCGGCGACGCGCTGCAATCCTCGCTGGCCGGGGCGCTCGCCGCCTCCTGGAGCCTGCCGACCGCCCTGTCGCTGCTCGCCTGGTATGTCTTCGCCCCGCAATGCGTCGCCACCCTGTCGGTGGTGAAGCGGGAGACCAACGGCTGGTTCTGGCCGGCGGTGATGTTCGCCTACATGATCACGCTGGCCTACGGGGCGAGCTTCATCACCTACCGCGTCGCCTCGGCGTTGCTGTAA